The stretch of DNA taaagaagaaaaacatccccTATCTTAACCTCAAACTCTACATGACAAAAGTAACCCAAACATGGCCATGCATCAAATTTATAACACCAGAATATGGTATGTCTAGCGCACAGATTTCCATCTGTATgtatcatatttaaaaaaaaaaaaaaaaaaaaagtccactcTGCCCCCATATACGGTACCAGAGGGATCGGTTGGTTACTTTAGTGATTGCTTGGTTATAAcataacacacaataaaataaaatatattgttgTTATAAAAATGACAGCCTTCCCACAACAACATAGGACTGCCCGACCAAACTTCTCCAACTCTCCCCCACTTACTGCTTTTGCACCAAAAtccagcttttgttgtttggatGGTGTGAGACCTCCTGACCTGCAGTAATGAGTCTCTCTGCTTTGCACCACCTGGTGGCACCTGCTCTGGTAGCAATACCGCTGTGCTGCGACTCCAAACTTCTTTAAGTTCGAGTTGGTCGCCAGCACAGAGTGGACAATGTTATTGTCTTTAGCTCCTCAAAGTCAAAGTAGTGGTGGTATTTCCAGCTATAAAATGGGcgtctctctcatctctccattTTGTTTATGTTGCATGGTATTACatgtgagttgtcctcatgctgaaaatgtgacttgtcGCATATGTGACGTCactccaaaacacaaaaagaatttATGTTATggtatgtatatatctatatatatatatatatagatagatagatagatagatatagatatatatagatatagatatagatatagatatagatatatatagatatagatagatatagatatagatatagatatagatatatagatatagatatatatattagagagagcgagagagaaagagagaggttaACATTGGCCTCCACTGTGGGTCTTTGTTGTTTGGTCCTGAATACTCAATCTGACACTCACTACTCCTTGGCCTCCTTTGTACTgcttatttaaagtaaataatttaGCATTTTATATTGAAGCAAGCCCAATAACCAAAAATATTGCTGTAgccaatataaaaaatatatacattgtagtatatagttaaaaaaaatagtctttTAATTCCACTCAAAGTTATCTGTAGGAAATGTAAAGGAGATTTTACCTTGTCTTTTAGTGTAGTCAGACATAACCTGAAACCAGGTCTTTATACACAGTTTCATCTCATGCAGGTCCTGACAGGTTTCACACCCTGAGACCATCCTTGCTAAACAGAAAGTGATCACTGCTGGTGTCATCAGCTGACCCTCCCTGTGAAATCATGGATGACACTGATGAGGCGATGGCCACGCAATCAGACAGCTCCTCCATTGGGGAAGCAGTATCTGGTAGAGGAGAAAACGTGcctgagggagaagaagaagatgacctGTACTACATCCCTCCGAGGAGACCTTCTCTCGACCTGGGAGAGAATTCAATGGATATTAGCAACCGGTAGGGAAAGATGTTTCATTTACTACTCTTACACCTACAGTACTAAGGATCCTCTTACTCTGTAAGGCGAAACAACCCTAGCAATTTTAATGACAAGTGATGattataaaaaagaagaaatcttcTTGACAATACAGACGTATCTGACTGTATGTCTGAGGCAGAGGCAAAGGTCgtcatttactgtatttttttaggCCACGGTAATGAAAGTAAGTATTATTTACACCATACATGTAGCAAGAAAGTAAGTGTGGCAGCTCAGCAGTTCCCAAGTGAACGGAACAAATTCCTCCTTAAGGGTTATCTTAACAGTTTTCAGTCTGAATTATCATCTGCGTACATGTTATAAAATTATGTGTGTTATATGAACTGACCCAAGATTTAATGTGATGCATCCAGTCAAACTCTCCTTTTCATAATTctactgacttttttttattagtattattattttattccattaatTTTAAGAGTAAACAGAGTttgcaccaaaataaaaaggaggTTAATTTAGttcaactgttgttgttgttgagtgtaaactcaataaaagaaaatgcacgTTTGCAGCTTAAACATCTATACAAAAACACTGTATATTCTTTTAGTTTGAGCAGAATTGTTCCAAAacaatttctgtttattttctgaagtTCTTGTAGCTCACAGTTTGAATACCTTAGCCTCAGTGGCTTTCATGCTGCTTGAGAAAGAACACAGGGCTTAAATTGGGCTGCTTATCTTGCCTGTACCATGGAAGCCGGTGACTGCTTGTTATGTGGCCACTAAGCAATTAACAAACTGtcaatcttctttttttcaggcaTTATGTGGAACAGGCCTTGACACCAGCTCAGAGCTACAGATCAATGACAAGCGAGGAGGACTCAGATGAAATGGGAGATGACCAGGAGTGTTCCACAGGGTACAGACAAGACAAGAGACATTCAGTTCAGGATACACTTGTTCACATTCTACTTTTACCTGAAGAAAATGCCATTCCCCTTTGTCTTCTCAATTTTAGGATCCAGCTGGACAGAGCAGATTCATACTCTAGCTGCTACTCCTTTGACAGTGACGACTGTGAAAAAAGAGCTCCAAAGTAAGAAATATGGTGTAGCACATCTACATGTTAACAAGTGTGGCACATAGATGTGAATTAAACATATTGAAATCTGTGCACTGTCGTTTCACCAGGATTAAAACCAAAGATGCAGTCTCAGAACCTGCTGAAACACTTGAGTTAATCCAAGACCCAGAAGCAGTTAGTCATCCGTCTCTTACAGTGGGATTCACTCTCAAGGTGAACTTTAGtctttacaatatttttttaaagaaattacatACACTGCACATGATCAAATAATTAATGCAATAGTTGAAAATGGTAGCACTAAATGTGATCCTTCTTTTGGACATAGGCCATTTGTAGTACCTTTAAGGAGATGTCAGTCGAAGAGTTTTGGAGATTCAAGAGGATGCTGTGGAAGTATTACCCGCAGTTATTCACCACTTCTTTCCAAAGCATGGACATGCTGGACCTTGGGGACCGGTTACTCGAGTGTTACAGCCTTCAACTGGCTTTGCAGATCACCAAAACCATTCTTGTCAAGATAGGGCAAAAAACGATGGTTGACTTTCTGCAGACTTTGTGCATCAGAAGTAAGTCGACTCTTATATATcctcttagacttagacttaaacaAATGTGTTGGAGAATCAATTTGCTCAGCCCTCCTTaatatgtactttttttttcagatgaggTACAATACGATTTGAAAGAGGCTCTGAAGAAGAAATATAGTGAAGTATGTCTAGATTTGGccatggagggagaaaagaggccCCTTGATGAGGTCTTCACTAATCTTTACATCTCATCAAACCCAAATAATGGCCCAAATATTGAACATGAGGCAGTGACCATAAAAAGGCTGGACACCAACCAAGGGCCAGGAAATCTTATTTCTTCTAAGGATATTTTTACCGCGGAAAGCCTGGAAAATCAGCCACACATAAAGATAATATTGGTCACTGGTGTGGCGGGATCAGGGAAGTCCATGATGGTCAGAAGGTTAGCCCTTGATTGGGCTGAAGAACGGTCACACCAGCACATTGCTTTTGTATTTCCCTTGTCATTCAGAGAGCTCAAACAGTTTGAGGGCTCAAAAGTCTCCCTTCAGGACATAATACAGCAAATCTACCCGGAAACCAAAAAATTAAGAACTGAGGATTATAGATCCAGTGAGTGCAAAATGCTGTTTGTCTTTGATGGTCTAGATGAGTACACTGGGAAGGTTGACTTTGAAAATACTGAGCTTCTGTGTGACTACGCTGATCCTACCACCCTGAAAGTCATCGTGGTCAACGTCATGAGAGGGCGGCTGCTCTACAGCAACCTGTCTGTGGTCACCACTCGACCACAAGTACACAGCTGCATCCCTTGGGATACGTTTCACCAACAGATAGAAGTGCGGGGCTTCTGTGACCCTGATAAGGATGAGTACTTTAAAAAGAGGTTTAAGGACCCAAATCAGGCGACTCAAGTTATTGCATATGTCAACTCTATCAAAAGCCTCCGCATCATGTGCCACTTGCCTCTGTTCTGCTCATTAGTGGCCGATGAGTGCCAGCGCATATTTCAGCAACGGGGGACACAGGTAGAGCTGCCAAGGAGCATCACCTACATGTACACGAAGCTGATGCTTGTGCTCATACGACAGCTTCGCACAGTTAGAGCTTCAAAATGGAGCCCAGATGAAGAACTGGAATTCCTTATGAAACTTGGAAAGCAGGCCTTGAACATGCTGGAAAAGGACCAGTTCCGTGTAACCATGTGGGATTGGAAAGAGCTTCAAATCAGTGAAAGGGAGGCCGTGGTTAACAGTGGGCTGTGCACACAATACCTGGTAAAGCCACACGTCTTGTTCCATGAGAAAGTCTTGAGCTTTATCCACCCCACCATGCAGGAGTACCTGGCCGCTCTTTATGTGTTTCTCCTTTTTAGGATCGAggggaaaaatgtttttgatcaGAAAGGGAAATTCATGGGGGTGTTCAAGGGTTCCAAGTCAAAGGAACTGTACAAATGTGCTTTGGACATGAGTCTCCCGTGCGAGGATGGCAGATGGGACTTTTTCCTGCGTTTCCTCTTTGGAATGGCCCAAAAAAGCAACTTTGAACTTCTTCAGCCGTTCCATCCCTCTTCTTTAAAGTGGTCACCTGTCGAAGATGCTGCTGCAGTTATCAACAAGAAGATCAAAGACAAGCAGTATCCCAACAAGGTCAGCAACTTGCAGCAGTGCCTGGTGGAGCTGGGTGTGTGAACATCAGGTTCATTGTGTGGTTCATCTTCTACACACTGCTCAAGCTCAACACTAAATTCCAAGAGGAGAACGCAGAGATCTGTGTTGCATGAAGACAGGCACATTTTCACTACATGAGAACGGGATGTACCAACGTAAACACTATTGACGACTTCGAGAATTTAACAGCCAAACACAATTTGTTTCAGAGCTCCTCTGATCCACTGATGTACCAAAGCTGGAAATAGAATCTTTTAAATAGTGAGGATGGtgtggttttctgtgtgtggatCATATGTTAATGtgccttttttgtgtttgtgggttttttgtTATGAAATGCAGGTATGGTTTAAGACTTTTGATAGACATCATAAATCATTGCTACCATTTCTCTTAACTCCACTGCTGTGGTTGCGATTACATGCACTTAAGATTGGCTGCACAACTAAGCAAATGGTGAACATAACTATTGCCTTGTGTAACATTTTGCACTACTAAATTAGTCAGTTTTACCTGCTTCTTGGCTGCTAgcaatattgtgtttttatggaatTCAGCAATCGCTTGGAACGATGGTCGTTTATCCTACAGGACTCAAACACATCCATCACAGCTGTAGTTTacatgcagctgttttttttttaacttttatagCATAGCCTGCATATAATTTATTTCTAATGACTTTTGTAATACCtgtttttagcaaatgtttcCAACATAACTGTGGTACATCAGTAAACCCTGCATTCTGCCTATAAATCATGTTGgcctacaaataaataaaggaaaaactgGCTCCTGTTGTTTCTTGAGCTCCAATACTGACAGTAATAGCCAGCTGCTTAAAAGAAAGTGTGATTAGCTAAAAATCTCAGGGGAAACATCCTCAGACTTCCAGCAACAGCTTCCCAGTTTTGTGAAAGACACAATGAATTCCACTTTTGTCTCATTACAGagtatttatttcaataaaacacagttaacaTGTCAGAAAACGCTGAGATGATACACAAGTATGAATAATATGTAAGTGATATAGTGTTCTTCTTTTGTAAGTCTTCTCCAGTTCTTAGTAAGGGCAAATTGAATTCCCTAAGTTTTTCTGGATAAAAAGTTGGACCATGCGCCATGTAAACATTAAAAGCATAAgacaatgtattttaaatgttaactcTCACTGAAGATAAACCTATCaaatgtgtgatgtgatgttgaGGAACAAAATACAGTCCAGGTTTTGTACATTCCACCAtctattagaaaaaaaataaatcacctaAAGTAGTGAATTCACATATAATGCTGATGCTCATTTTGCCACTCCAGGGAAAATCCACATTTTACAGCAATGCCGTTCAGTCAAGCACCGCTGCAGCCACTGGTGTTAGTAGCTAACGTTATGCGCTTGTGGGCCATTCCCACAGCATTCGTCACCACACATGTGAAGGTGGATCTGAGGTCCTCTGATGTGACATTCTTCAAAAGCAGACTCCTGTGTAGGATTGTATTCTCCTCTAACGTTGacctaaaacaaacaatgatttCAGTCCAACTGCAAATTTAGCTGTCTTCACTGCTGTctaaaaaatgttaaagcagAAGATGTTCTCAGACAGACGTCTAATAAATGAACACGGCTTTGACTTTATGAAGGGTTAATACTCACTCATTTGATTCCACTATCCTGCCGTCACTCTCTTCAGGGAAAGAGCCATTGACGAGCCAGTAGATAAGAGTGATGTCATCTTCACAGTTTGAAAGGGCATCACAGTGAAGAACCAGCTGCTCGCCTGAAAGGCACATCACAAGCACGACGTCACTATAATAAAACTCTTTATCATGCACTGACAGCACGCGTAAGCGATAGATATCACTGATATTGAGCGTTACCTGGATGCGATTCTATTTTGACCTGGTCTGGCCCGATGATCTTTGGAAATTCACCAGGAACTGAAGAATAAACTTCCGTTagcattaaacaaaaaaattaaaataaataaataaataaaattacataaaaagaaaCTTGTTGCAGACAAAAATGTACAATACCTGGAAATCCATTTGCAAGAAGCAGACACAGAAATCCCAAAGCTGTTGAAGAGGCACAACAATGTTCACAACAAAGCACCGCAATACAGAGAGAATGACTGGTGTCATTGTGTGCAATTACCTTGGACAACAGAAGACAGCTTCATATTGATTCCTCCTGAGAGACTGTTGCTACTGACTGCTGTCTGGGGTTTACTATATATACGCTCCAACATAGTTTACTTCCCCTTCGCCCACTCACAGTAGGTGGGGATTTCCTCACAAACAAGCCGACTCATGTTCTTAGTAGATGAGCATAAATTGGACGTGCTGACCACGTCACAGCTCCGTCTCTTTATTATTCCATTTGACCTCATCTTAAACCTCGGATAAATACACCACAGGGATGCGCAGACAAAACACCTGCACGCAATCTAAACCATGTGACCTTTATTAAGCGGATCTTCATCAAAACattgacaacaaaacaaaatgatcatGTTATTCTCGTTGTACACACACTCCCTTTGCCCTTTGATCTGGTGGAGAGGCATAAGGACTTAGAAAATACCCTCAAAACTGCCCTCGTGACACATTTACCATAACCACCGTATCGTTCCAGGTAGGTTTGGTCTGGAAAGGCCACACTTACTGTATGCGAACGTAGATTTAACAGATCACATTAATTAAGACTGGCACCATCAGTACTCTCACAGTTAAAGGATCATTCTGGGATGATTTCTCGCCTgttcagatcaaattaaagtcAATCATTTTAGTCCAACTAGTATTGCTTTTAGATTGCACTTCCTTGGATGACTGCAAATTCAGAAGaaactatggaaaaaaaataaaataaatgagtccTTTCTAGCCGTGCAGatatttttggttttatgtgGCCACTGGCCCAATACAGAGAAGCTGAATCTAACTTATTAGAAGTATAGGATATTGTGTAAAGATGAAATGACTGTTGTACCAGTATGTGAGGATGAGTGAGTGTATTTTGAAATCTAGCAACTGTCAAAGTTCCGTATGAAAACaatgtgccccccccccccccccccccccccccccccccccccgtccccatCCCCGAGCCCACACACAAGACTACCATGTCTTACGAAACACACGTCCTCGAAGTCCAAAACACGTAATGGGTGACCAGCagcatcataaaaaaaaagaagttgagcACGACTCCAGAGGACAGCACGGCTCATATATTTAAGAGGAAGTGATGATTTATGTTGGTttccattcattatttattactcATGTGTTATGACCTTCAAACATGTCAATGACCAATACCAGCATGATCCTTTAACTAAGTAATAACAAACACTTTTAAGACATCAATTAGTAAAAAGCTCCTCTCTAACCGATTTGGAGAGCCGCTTTACTAGGCCATTAGATGCACAAACCAATCATTAACAATGTGGAGGAAATCCTGGGAGACTGACATCCAAATTCAGATAACTAATGGAAATTCAAATAAACCGTAAATACAGATATGTGCCTATAAAGATATACAAAAAGtatagacacttttttttttttttaaattgggtGTTTTAGTTCAGTGTTAGGCCCTCAGTCTTTAGAGCCAGTGCATATCTTCTCTGCATGGCATGTATGTCCATTTCAGCCAGGTCACTCCAGACCCAGGACGTAGTTGATGCCTTGCACAAATCCAATGATAACGGGCTGCCAGGCCACCAAGTACCGAAGCCAGTCCAAAAGTTGTCCATACATGACATGTGGCCTTTCCcagctaagaaaaaaaaacaggttaagggaaaa from Mugil cephalus isolate CIBA_MC_2020 chromosome 15, CIBA_Mcephalus_1.1, whole genome shotgun sequence encodes:
- the nlrc3l1 gene encoding protein NLRC3, whose protein sequence is MDDTDEAMATQSDSSSIGEAVSGRGENVPEGEEEDDLYYIPPRRPSLDLGENSMDISNRHYVEQALTPAQSYRSMTSEEDSDEMGDDQECSTGIQLDRADSYSSCYSFDSDDCEKRAPKIKTKDAVSEPAETLELIQDPEAVSHPSLTVGFTLKAICSTFKEMSVEEFWRFKRMLWKYYPQLFTTSFQSMDMLDLGDRLLECYSLQLALQITKTILVKIGQKTMVDFLQTLCIRNEVQYDLKEALKKKYSEVCLDLAMEGEKRPLDEVFTNLYISSNPNNGPNIEHEAVTIKRLDTNQGPGNLISSKDIFTAESLENQPHIKIILVTGVAGSGKSMMVRRLALDWAEERSHQHIAFVFPLSFRELKQFEGSKVSLQDIIQQIYPETKKLRTEDYRSSECKMLFVFDGLDEYTGKVDFENTELLCDYADPTTLKVIVVNVMRGRLLYSNLSVVTTRPQVHSCIPWDTFHQQIEVRGFCDPDKDEYFKKRFKDPNQATQVIAYVNSIKSLRIMCHLPLFCSLVADECQRIFQQRGTQVELPRSITYMYTKLMLVLIRQLRTVRASKWSPDEELEFLMKLGKQALNMLEKDQFRVTMWDWKELQISEREAVVNSGLCTQYLVKPHVLFHEKVLSFIHPTMQEYLAALYVFLLFRIEGKNVFDQKGKFMGVFKGSKSKELYKCALDMSLPCEDGRWDFFLRFLFGMAQKSNFELLQPFHPSSLKWSPVEDAAAVINKKIKDKQYPNKVSNLQQCLVELGV
- the LOC125021466 gene encoding interleukin-18-binding protein-like isoform X2, which codes for MLERIYSKPQTAVSSNSLSGGINMKLSSVVQALGFLCLLLANGFPVPGEFPKIIGPDQVKIESHPGEQLVLHCDALSNCEDDITLIYWLVNGSFPEESDGRIVESNESTLEENTILHRSLLLKNVTSEDLRSTFTCVVTNAVGMAHKRITLATNTSGCSGA
- the LOC125021466 gene encoding interleukin-18-binding protein-like isoform X1; the protein is MLERIYSKPQTAVSSNSLSGGINMKLSSVVQALGFLCLLLANGFPVYSSVPGEFPKIIGPDQVKIESHPGEQLVLHCDALSNCEDDITLIYWLVNGSFPEESDGRIVESNESTLEENTILHRSLLLKNVTSEDLRSTFTCVVTNAVGMAHKRITLATNTSGCSGA